CCACGGCCCTCATCATAAAAGTCTTTTCCGGCACCCTAAGCGACTACATGGGAAATCGTAAAAGCCTTACACTTTTTGGCTATGCTCTTGGTGCTCTGACCAAACCGCTCTTTGCGCTGGCTTCCTCTTCCGGTATCGTGCTGGTCGCTCGTTTAATGGATCGCGTTGGCAAGGGTGTGCGCGGTGCGCCGCGTGACGCGCTCATCGCCGATATCGCACCAACAAATGTCCGGGGAGCCGCTTTTGGTCTGCGCCAGTCATTGGACACGGTCGGGGCGTTTATGGGCCCTCTTTTGGCCGTAGGTTTGATGCTCCTTTGGTCCAACAATTTTAGACGAGTATTTTGGGTTGCAGTCGTTCCCGGACTTATGGCAGTTGTATTGTTAGCAGCCGGCGTGCACGAGCCGAGCAACCCTCTGGCAAAAACCCGCAAGAATCCAATTCGCCGGGAGAGCTTGAAGCGTCTAGGTGCATCGTATTGGTGGATTGTTGCTATAGGTGCAGTGTTCACGCTGGCTCGGTTCAGCGAGGCATTCTTGGTTTTGCGTGCTCAGCAGGGCGGAATTCCAATAGCACTGGTGCCTCTTGTCATGGTGGCGATGAACGTGGTCTACGCGGCATCGGCCTATCCATTCGGTAAGCTCTCCGACCGAATCCGTCATTCTCACTTGTTGGCAATGGGCCTCGCCGTTTTGATATCTGCCGATCTGATCCTAACCACGAACGATCACTGGAACGTCATATTGGCAGGGGTTGCACTTTGGGGTGTCCATATGGGCATGACGCAGGGATTACTGGCAACGATGGTAGCTGAGAGGACACCGCCCGACCTGCGCGGGACGGCCTACGGATTTTTCAACTTGATGAGCGGCTTGGCAATGCTTCTGGCAAGCACGGCTGCCGGACTGATATGGGATCGGTTTGGAGCGTCCTACACCTTCTATGCAGGCGCTATTTTTTCTGCGATTGCGCTCGTCGGGTTGGCTTGGTCGATCTATCGCTCTGATCATTAACTAATGACAAATAATTGCCTATTTCATTCACTGATTTTGACGTTTTTCCTGGTGTCCCCTAATTCGGACTGTTAAATTTAAAATCGGGTCTTTTCATTCCCAAAAATGACGGTCAAAGAAGACTAGAAGCAAGACTTTGGAAAAACAAATCGAATCTCTCCCTTAACCTCTGATTCTTTCCCCAA
This window of the Nitrospirota bacterium genome carries:
- a CDS encoding MFS transporter yields the protein MSTIVKSTLSQIPRSVWILGFVSLFMDISSEMIHSLLPLFMVTTLGTGVFMVGLIEGLAESTALIIKVFSGTLSDYMGNRKSLTLFGYALGALTKPLFALASSSGIVLVARLMDRVGKGVRGAPRDALIADIAPTNVRGAAFGLRQSLDTVGAFMGPLLAVGLMLLWSNNFRRVFWVAVVPGLMAVVLLAAGVHEPSNPLAKTRKNPIRRESLKRLGASYWWIVAIGAVFTLARFSEAFLVLRAQQGGIPIALVPLVMVAMNVVYAASAYPFGKLSDRIRHSHLLAMGLAVLISADLILTTNDHWNVILAGVALWGVHMGMTQGLLATMVAERTPPDLRGTAYGFFNLMSGLAMLLASTAAGLIWDRFGASYTFYAGAIFSAIALVGLAWSIYRSDH